From the genome of Cryptosporangium minutisporangium, one region includes:
- a CDS encoding lytic polysaccharide monooxygenase: MDGRARSASSVQPSARGSHRRAAKSPTELTNDLTKLLGRAAGAVTAVPQQPTPPEIVPGRHHADPPPPLPAPPEPTRFRFGRPQLLAAAGIVAAATVAVPLLLIWAPGAEATGTAITPASRGHACRAGTPNRDLFQACRAAAAIRTATDEALGDGTDVSIPDVGERHREVIPDTRLCSAGRERYRGLDLARDDWPTTVVPSEGTTTFEYRLDDRHSGRLRFFLTRAGYDPKQPLTWEDLEPKPIGQVTGKPGTDNAYRVRVRLPKRSGTHVVYTIWEREDTDAALYACSDVRFGRAGENRIPGDDDAATPAAPAAPAVRPTGATVSPSSARPSDAAPNGGDPNTDEPTPAWESGIAYDVDDLVEFDGVTYRCLQPHRSVPGWEPESAPALWEVA, encoded by the coding sequence GTGGACGGGCGAGCGCGGTCGGCGAGTTCGGTCCAGCCGTCCGCCCGCGGGTCACACCGCCGGGCGGCGAAGTCGCCGACGGAGTTAACCAACGACCTGACGAAGTTGCTCGGACGCGCGGCCGGTGCGGTGACGGCGGTCCCGCAACAGCCGACGCCGCCCGAGATCGTTCCGGGCCGGCATCACGCCGACCCTCCGCCGCCGCTCCCCGCACCACCGGAGCCAACCCGTTTCCGGTTCGGCCGTCCGCAGCTGCTGGCGGCGGCCGGCATCGTGGCCGCGGCGACCGTGGCGGTTCCGCTCCTGCTCATCTGGGCGCCGGGCGCGGAGGCCACCGGCACGGCGATCACCCCCGCGAGCCGGGGGCACGCCTGCCGGGCGGGCACCCCGAACCGGGACCTGTTCCAGGCGTGCCGCGCGGCCGCGGCGATCCGCACGGCCACCGATGAAGCGCTCGGCGACGGCACCGATGTGAGCATCCCGGACGTCGGCGAGCGGCACCGGGAAGTCATTCCGGACACCCGGCTGTGCAGCGCGGGCCGGGAGCGGTACCGCGGTCTCGACCTCGCCCGCGACGACTGGCCGACGACCGTGGTGCCCAGCGAGGGCACCACGACGTTCGAGTACCGCCTCGACGACCGGCACTCCGGTCGGCTCCGGTTCTTTCTCACCCGCGCTGGCTACGACCCCAAGCAGCCGCTGACCTGGGAGGACCTGGAGCCGAAGCCGATCGGCCAGGTGACAGGGAAACCCGGTACGGACAACGCCTACCGGGTTCGCGTCCGCCTCCCGAAGCGCTCCGGGACGCACGTCGTCTACACGATCTGGGAGCGCGAGGACACCGACGCGGCGCTGTACGCCTGCTCGGACGTCCGTTTCGGCCGCGCCGGGGAGAACAGGATTCCCGGCGACGACGACGCGGCGACACCGGCCGCACCGGCGGCACCGGCCGTGCGACCGACCGGCGCCACGGTGAGCCCGAGCAGCGCGCGGCCGAGCGACGCGGCGCCGAACGGCGGCGATCCGAATACCGACGAACCCACGCCCGCGTGGGAGTCCGGCATCGCCTACGACGTCGACGATCTCGTGGAGTTCGACGGCGTCACCTACCGCTGCCTGCAGCCGCACCGCTCCGTCCCGGGCTGGGAACCGGAGTCCGCCCCGGCCCTGTGGGAGGTCGCCTAA
- a CDS encoding CYTH and CHAD domain-containing protein: MAQTAVREIERKYELPEGVSIPSLDDLPGIAVDRAADVFELEAVYFDTTDLRLATHRVTLRRRTGGEDAGWHLKLPAGPDGRDEIHWPLGRASRTVPAELAALVAAYTRGRTLEPVARIRTTRTRRRLRDTGGSVLAEVVADEVAGQTLGAESTLSSWSELEVELAGGSREVLDTVEARLRSAGVRRSPSASKLARVLGTQPAADQGAPRRRPTVGQLVVDHLREQVWTMLEYDPRVRRDEPDAVHKMRVATRRLRSALQTFGAVVDRSATRPVTDELKWLAGVLGEARDLEVLRASLDEKIAATADELVVGPVQARVTGHLAHQQGEAREHVLAALNGKRYFALLDALDALVEDPPLTRKARGRAARALPRTLRRGQRRVARRVDAAAALPSGEQRDVELHEARKAAKRARYAGELARPALGKAAKRYATAMEDVQEELGAHQDSVVARQVLRELGMQAHLAGENGFTFGLLHRGEQAAADAVEARIPVVRKAVRAAGRALR, translated from the coding sequence GTGGCACAGACAGCGGTTCGAGAGATCGAGCGGAAGTACGAACTGCCCGAGGGAGTGTCCATCCCCAGCCTGGACGACCTGCCAGGAATCGCGGTCGATCGGGCGGCGGACGTCTTCGAACTGGAGGCGGTCTACTTCGACACCACGGACCTGCGGCTGGCCACCCACCGGGTGACGCTGCGCAGGCGGACCGGCGGTGAGGACGCGGGTTGGCACCTGAAGCTGCCCGCCGGACCGGACGGCCGGGACGAGATCCACTGGCCGCTGGGGCGCGCGAGCCGCACCGTACCCGCCGAGCTCGCCGCGCTGGTCGCCGCGTACACCCGGGGCCGGACGCTGGAGCCGGTGGCGCGGATCCGGACCACCCGCACCCGCCGTCGGCTGCGGGACACCGGGGGATCGGTGCTCGCCGAGGTCGTCGCCGACGAGGTGGCCGGCCAGACGCTCGGAGCTGAGTCGACGCTGTCGTCCTGGTCCGAGCTGGAGGTCGAGCTGGCCGGCGGGTCGCGCGAGGTGCTGGACACGGTCGAAGCGCGGCTCCGCTCGGCGGGCGTGCGCCGCTCGCCGAGCGCGTCGAAGCTGGCTCGGGTGCTGGGCACGCAGCCGGCCGCCGACCAGGGTGCGCCGCGGCGTCGACCGACCGTGGGGCAGCTGGTCGTCGACCACCTGCGCGAGCAGGTCTGGACGATGCTCGAGTACGACCCCCGGGTCCGCCGGGACGAGCCGGACGCGGTGCACAAGATGCGGGTGGCCACCCGCCGGCTCCGGTCCGCGCTGCAGACGTTCGGCGCGGTCGTCGATCGTTCGGCCACCCGGCCGGTCACCGACGAGCTGAAGTGGCTGGCCGGCGTCCTCGGTGAGGCGCGCGATCTCGAGGTGTTGCGCGCGAGCCTGGACGAGAAGATCGCGGCGACCGCCGACGAACTCGTGGTGGGCCCGGTGCAGGCGCGGGTCACCGGTCACCTCGCGCACCAGCAGGGCGAGGCGCGCGAGCACGTGCTCGCGGCGCTGAACGGCAAGCGGTACTTCGCGCTGCTGGACGCGCTCGACGCGCTGGTCGAGGACCCGCCGCTGACGCGCAAGGCACGCGGTCGCGCCGCCCGGGCCCTGCCGAGGACGCTGCGCCGCGGTCAGCGCCGGGTCGCGCGTCGAGTGGATGCCGCGGCTGCGCTGCCCTCGGGTGAGCAGCGCGACGTCGAGCTGCACGAGGCCCGGAAGGCCGCGAAGCGCGCCCGGTACGCGGGAGAGCTGGCCCGGCCAGCGCTCGGGAAGGCCGCGAAGCGCTACGCCACCGCGATGGAGGACGTCCAGGAGGAGCTCGGCGCCCACCAGGACAGCGTGGTCGCGCGTCAGGTGCTGCGCGAGCTCGGCATGCAGGCCCACTTGGCGGGGGAGAACGGCTTCACGTTCGGGCTTCTCCATCGCGGGGAGCAGGCCGCCGCCGACGCCGTCGAGGCGCGCATCCCCGTCGTGCGCAAGGCCGTCCGGGCGGCGGGACGCGCGCTGCGTTGA
- a CDS encoding carboxylesterase/lipase family protein: MRSFLRRVPAALLAVTLAAGLAACTDDESSNGGKSAVDLDATVVTTEGGALRGSSAAGYRSFLGVPFAAPPVGNLRWRPPQPAEKWSGERDATKPGAACTQGSSLVSGGESGKGSTIEDCLYLNVYTPTTGTARRTLPEAGRDGKLPVMVWIHGGSYTSGAGSDYGPGRLVTQGGAVVVTINYRLGALGFLALPELSREQELGSGTYGLLDQQAALRWVQKNVAEFGGDPKNVTLFGESAGAGSVCAQMIAPQAKGLFAKAIAESGCALRGPTQAKAEQTGTALAAKLGCRGAEVLTCLRGKSSAAIRSAATATSTSLTYAPSSGNPVQPTDIESAFAEGKFQNVPLLQGTNHDEGRLFILSLGLSGIGPALYPAAVRRATGPLADQILARYPLSKYGTPGDALGAIVTDSTFSCPALRTNQSAAKRTTVYAYEFNDPNAPLPKIGNYPLKAAHAAELPYLFEMERLGGLPQTAQQLSREMVAYWTSFAADGDPNVDGAPKWGTFSPGGSSMQALVPQGSTALPTDRFATEHNCDFWAKNPTVSLRS, translated from the coding sequence ATGCGGTCGTTCCTCCGGCGGGTCCCAGCGGCTTTGCTCGCGGTCACGCTTGCTGCCGGGTTGGCAGCGTGTACCGATGACGAGTCGAGCAACGGCGGCAAGAGCGCGGTCGACCTGGACGCGACCGTCGTCACCACCGAGGGCGGAGCCCTCCGCGGCTCGTCCGCCGCCGGTTACCGGTCGTTCCTCGGCGTTCCGTTCGCGGCGCCGCCGGTCGGGAACCTGCGGTGGCGGCCGCCGCAGCCCGCCGAGAAGTGGTCCGGCGAGCGCGACGCGACGAAGCCGGGCGCTGCCTGCACGCAGGGGTCCAGCCTCGTGAGCGGCGGCGAGTCCGGGAAGGGCAGCACCATCGAAGACTGCCTGTACCTGAACGTCTACACGCCGACGACCGGGACCGCCCGCCGGACGCTGCCGGAGGCCGGCCGCGACGGCAAGCTCCCCGTGATGGTGTGGATCCACGGCGGCAGCTACACCAGCGGAGCGGGCTCGGACTACGGCCCCGGCCGGCTGGTCACTCAGGGCGGCGCCGTCGTCGTGACGATCAACTACCGGCTCGGCGCGCTGGGCTTCCTCGCGCTGCCGGAGCTCTCCCGGGAACAGGAGCTGGGCTCCGGCACCTACGGGCTGCTCGACCAGCAGGCCGCGCTCCGCTGGGTGCAGAAGAACGTCGCGGAGTTCGGTGGTGACCCGAAGAACGTCACGCTGTTCGGCGAGTCGGCCGGTGCCGGCAGCGTCTGTGCCCAGATGATCGCGCCGCAGGCCAAGGGCTTGTTCGCGAAGGCGATCGCGGAGAGCGGGTGCGCGCTGCGCGGGCCGACGCAGGCGAAGGCGGAGCAGACCGGGACCGCGCTGGCGGCGAAGCTCGGCTGCCGGGGCGCGGAGGTGCTGACCTGCCTGCGCGGGAAGTCGTCGGCCGCGATCCGCTCGGCGGCGACCGCCACCAGCACGAGCCTGACCTACGCACCGTCCAGCGGTAACCCGGTGCAGCCCACCGACATCGAGTCCGCGTTCGCGGAGGGCAAGTTCCAGAACGTGCCGCTGCTGCAGGGCACGAACCACGACGAGGGCCGGCTGTTCATCCTCTCGCTGGGGCTCTCCGGCATCGGCCCGGCGCTGTACCCGGCCGCGGTGCGGCGGGCGACCGGACCCCTGGCCGACCAGATCCTCGCCCGATACCCGCTGTCGAAGTACGGCACTCCCGGGGACGCGCTGGGCGCGATCGTCACCGACTCCACGTTCTCCTGCCCGGCGCTGCGGACGAACCAGTCGGCGGCGAAGCGGACGACGGTCTACGCGTACGAGTTCAACGACCCGAACGCGCCGCTGCCGAAGATCGGGAACTATCCGCTGAAGGCCGCGCACGCCGCGGAACTGCCGTACCTGTTCGAGATGGAGCGGCTCGGCGGGCTGCCGCAGACGGCCCAGCAGCTCAGCCGCGAGATGGTCGCGTACTGGACGAGCTTCGCTGCCGACGGTGACCCGAACGTCGACGGGGCGCCGAAGTGGGGAACGTTCTCGCCGGGCGGCTCGTCGATGCAGGCGCTGGTGCCGCAGGGGTCGACGGCGCTGCCGACCGACCGATTCGCCACCGAGCACAACTGCGACTTCTGGGCGAAGAACCCCACAGTCTCGTTGCGCTCTTAG
- a CDS encoding pirin family protein, which yields MSNLDPAPTEATCGGRSDVATAPVRELLIGRDVVLGGPRGLTVTRTLPHRDRRMVGAWCFVDHYGPEDIGSGGPGGMRVPPHPHIGLQTVSWLVRGEVLHRDSLGSEQLIRPGQLNLMTAGVGISHAEESPADRTPILHGAQLWVALPAGERAVAPAFAHHGDLPVVARDGLTVTVLMGTLEDATSPARTYTPLVGAEVLIGGDGGTLALRPDFEYAVLAFEDGPVVDGEPVPAGGLVYLGTGRTELPLTGAGRTLVLGGEPFEEQIVMWWNFVGRSHDDIVAARADWEAGRGFGTVTGFDGAPLHAPELPTTPLKPRGRTR from the coding sequence GTGAGCAACCTCGATCCCGCGCCCACCGAGGCCACCTGCGGCGGTCGGTCGGACGTCGCGACGGCGCCCGTCCGCGAACTCCTGATCGGCCGGGACGTCGTCCTCGGCGGCCCCCGGGGGCTGACCGTGACCCGGACGCTGCCCCACCGCGACCGGCGGATGGTCGGTGCGTGGTGCTTCGTCGATCACTACGGACCGGAAGACATCGGGTCGGGCGGACCGGGCGGGATGCGCGTGCCACCGCACCCCCACATCGGGCTCCAGACCGTCAGCTGGCTGGTGCGCGGTGAGGTGCTCCACCGGGACAGCCTCGGATCGGAGCAGCTGATCCGGCCGGGACAGCTCAACCTGATGACCGCGGGCGTCGGTATCTCGCACGCCGAGGAGTCACCGGCCGACCGCACGCCGATCCTGCACGGCGCCCAGCTCTGGGTCGCGCTACCCGCGGGGGAGCGTGCGGTGGCGCCCGCGTTCGCGCACCATGGCGATCTGCCGGTGGTGGCGCGCGACGGCCTGACCGTCACCGTCCTGATGGGGACGCTGGAGGACGCGACCTCGCCGGCGCGGACCTACACGCCGCTGGTCGGCGCCGAGGTGCTGATCGGTGGGGACGGCGGCACGCTCGCGCTGCGTCCGGACTTCGAGTACGCGGTGCTGGCGTTCGAGGACGGGCCGGTGGTGGATGGCGAACCGGTCCCGGCGGGCGGCCTGGTCTACCTGGGTACCGGCCGCACCGAGCTGCCGTTGACCGGCGCCGGCCGGACCCTCGTGCTCGGCGGCGAGCCGTTCGAGGAGCAGATCGTGATGTGGTGGAACTTCGTGGGGCGGAGCCACGACGACATCGTCGCGGCCCGCGCCGACTGGGAGGCCGGCCGCGGGTTCGGCACCGTGACCGGCTTCGACGGCGCTCCCCTGCACGCACCCGAACTCCCCACCACCCCCCTCAAACCACGAGGCCGCACCCGCTGA
- a CDS encoding alpha/beta hydrolase, with the protein MTYAFDPELAAVIPLLPVVDLDDLASTRTMQAELLTQLAGPDGETDVDVRDVRVPGPEGAPDVLLRIFSPKGHRPGESAPLPAIYDIHGGGFVLGSIDIDDQRNKELSAGIGAVVVSVEYRLAPEYPFPAPLEDCYAGLVWLADHADELGVDASRIALFGISAGGGLAAGLAQLARDRGGPALAFQYLGVPEVDDRLETQSMRTFVDTPLWSRPRAIFSWDAYLGAGRRGTDEVSPYAAPARATDLTGLPPAYVSAMEFDPLRDESIAYALALLAAGISVELHLFPGTFHGSGLVATAEVSKREAAEGLAVLRKALRV; encoded by the coding sequence GTGACCTACGCTTTCGACCCCGAACTCGCCGCCGTCATCCCGCTGCTGCCCGTCGTCGACCTGGACGACCTGGCCTCGACGCGGACCATGCAGGCCGAGCTACTCACTCAGCTGGCGGGCCCGGACGGGGAGACGGACGTGGACGTCCGCGACGTCCGCGTGCCCGGGCCGGAAGGCGCACCCGACGTCCTGCTGCGGATCTTCAGTCCGAAGGGTCACCGGCCGGGCGAGTCGGCGCCGCTGCCGGCGATCTACGACATCCACGGCGGAGGTTTTGTCCTCGGCTCGATCGACATCGACGACCAGCGGAACAAGGAGCTGAGCGCGGGCATCGGCGCGGTCGTGGTCAGCGTCGAGTACCGGCTCGCGCCGGAGTACCCGTTCCCGGCGCCACTCGAGGATTGCTACGCCGGCCTGGTCTGGCTCGCCGACCACGCCGATGAACTGGGCGTCGACGCGTCGCGGATCGCGCTGTTCGGCATCAGCGCCGGTGGTGGCCTGGCGGCCGGGCTCGCGCAGCTCGCCAGGGACCGCGGTGGGCCGGCGCTCGCGTTCCAGTACCTGGGCGTACCCGAGGTGGACGACCGGCTGGAGACGCAGAGCATGCGGACGTTCGTCGACACTCCGCTCTGGAGCCGGCCCCGGGCGATCTTCAGCTGGGACGCGTACCTCGGTGCCGGGAGACGCGGCACCGACGAGGTGAGCCCGTACGCCGCACCCGCCAGGGCCACCGACCTCACCGGGCTGCCGCCCGCCTACGTCTCGGCGATGGAGTTCGACCCGCTGCGGGACGAGAGCATCGCGTACGCGCTGGCGCTGCTCGCTGCCGGGATCAGCGTCGAGCTCCACCTGTTCCCGGGGACGTTCCACGGGTCGGGGTTGGTGGCCACCGCGGAGGTCTCGAAGCGCGAAGCGGCCGAGGGCCTAGCCGTCCTCCGCAAGGCGCTCCGGGTCTAG
- a CDS encoding helix-turn-helix domain-containing protein codes for LQRRDGTGSPAADLRAALRDRAGESRATADATPRRGGAPTSTGIRVGVGGNVDGLAAEASWAQARLALRFASPAGAPAADPGDAVVDHDALGPLALLAEIPTARLRDQPDVRALDALARTDSGALDVAALEAFCRTGSLRQAAAALYLHHSSVAARLAHVEDALGWRLDEPGDRFRAQLALWARKLAGPLEPVP; via the coding sequence CTCCAGCGTCGCGACGGCACCGGCTCGCCCGCCGCCGACCTACGCGCCGCCCTCCGCGACCGCGCCGGGGAGAGTCGCGCCACCGCGGACGCGACGCCCCGCCGCGGTGGAGCGCCGACGTCGACCGGCATCCGGGTGGGCGTCGGCGGCAACGTGGACGGGCTGGCCGCGGAGGCCTCGTGGGCCCAGGCCCGCCTGGCGCTCCGGTTCGCGTCCCCGGCCGGTGCTCCGGCGGCCGATCCCGGTGACGCCGTCGTCGACCACGATGCGCTGGGCCCGCTCGCGCTCTTGGCCGAGATCCCCACCGCCCGGCTGCGCGACCAGCCGGACGTCCGGGCCCTGGACGCTCTGGCGCGCACCGACAGCGGCGCGCTCGACGTCGCCGCGCTGGAGGCGTTCTGCCGTACCGGGTCGCTCCGCCAGGCCGCGGCCGCGCTCTACCTGCACCACAGCTCGGTCGCCGCGCGCCTCGCGCACGTGGAGGACGCCCTCGGCTGGCGCCTGGACGAACCGGGCGACCGCTTCCGGGCCCAGCTCGCGCTCTGGGCCCGGAAGCTGGCGGGACCCCTGGAGCCGGTCCCCTAG
- a CDS encoding MarR family winged helix-turn-helix transcriptional regulator → MAAPIAYLLAHAGVLAVRFSDAALRPYGITTRQYGLLTQLDLEPELTTSELARQLDVSRQTLHGMVDDLERAGYLVRAPGATGRTRRLALTPLAVRRLPRLRRALFDAEAEFFDGVSPAAVDALRRLLQGVLAHTTDDESWLS, encoded by the coding sequence ATGGCTGCGCCGATCGCGTACTTGCTGGCCCACGCCGGCGTGCTGGCGGTGCGATTCTCGGACGCCGCGCTGCGTCCGTACGGGATCACGACCCGGCAGTACGGGCTACTGACCCAACTCGACCTCGAGCCGGAGCTGACGACCTCGGAGCTGGCCCGGCAGCTGGACGTCTCCCGGCAGACGCTGCACGGCATGGTCGACGACCTGGAGCGCGCCGGGTACCTGGTGCGGGCGCCCGGTGCGACCGGCCGGACCCGTCGGCTCGCGCTCACGCCGCTGGCGGTGCGGCGCCTTCCCCGGCTGCGGCGCGCGCTTTTCGACGCCGAGGCGGAGTTCTTCGACGGGGTGTCGCCCGCTGCGGTGGACGCGCTCCGCCGTCTTCTGCAGGGCGTCCTGGCCCACACCACCGACGACGAGTCCTGGCTCAGCTGA
- a CDS encoding ABC transporter permease produces the protein MTSELGATGTIFAREMAPVLRNPVGLVFTVAQPLVFLLLFGPLLTDVPGTGGESAWQWFVPGILVMTGLFATAGAGYAVQTELAGGSFERILVTPVSRSAILAGKTLKEAFSLVAQAVLIVLVALPFGFRLYPLNVLAGLALLAVFGVGLGSLAIALAIAMRRQQEAFWAVHQFFLFPLVLLSGVLLPVDDAPGWLSVASRINPLTYLVEAERALFAGDFLRSSVLAGAVGAVVTAVIGLAVGARAMRTASL, from the coding sequence GTGACCAGTGAACTCGGTGCGACCGGAACCATCTTCGCTCGAGAGATGGCTCCGGTCCTGCGGAATCCGGTGGGGCTGGTGTTCACGGTCGCCCAGCCGCTGGTGTTCCTGCTGCTGTTCGGGCCGTTGCTGACCGATGTCCCGGGCACCGGCGGCGAGTCGGCGTGGCAGTGGTTCGTGCCGGGGATCCTGGTGATGACCGGCCTGTTCGCGACCGCGGGCGCCGGCTACGCGGTGCAGACGGAACTGGCAGGCGGATCGTTCGAGCGGATCCTGGTGACGCCGGTCAGCCGGTCGGCGATCCTGGCCGGCAAGACGCTCAAGGAAGCATTCTCGCTGGTCGCGCAGGCGGTGTTGATCGTGCTCGTCGCGCTGCCGTTCGGGTTCCGGCTGTATCCGCTCAACGTCCTGGCCGGGCTCGCGCTGCTGGCGGTGTTCGGCGTCGGGTTGGGATCGCTGGCGATCGCGCTGGCGATCGCGATGCGGCGTCAGCAGGAAGCGTTCTGGGCGGTGCACCAGTTCTTCCTGTTCCCGCTGGTGCTGCTGTCCGGGGTGCTACTCCCGGTGGACGACGCGCCGGGGTGGCTCTCGGTGGCCAGCCGGATCAACCCGCTCACCTACCTGGTGGAGGCCGAACGGGCGCTGTTCGCCGGTGACTTCCTGCGCTCGTCCGTGCTCGCGGGTGCCGTCGGCGCGGTCGTCACCGCCGTGATCGGCCTAGCCGTAGGCGCCCGGGCGATGCGCACGGCGAGCCTCTAA
- a CDS encoding LysR family transcriptional regulator, which yields MAGLDLNLLVALNALIEEQNVTRAGERVGLTQPAMSAALARLRRHFGDELMVRHGNRYELTPLGVALRHRTELAVAAVERVFGAQPDFDPLTAEREFTVLLSDYALMVLGPVVANLLESRAPRIRLRLEPHGPTAIDDAETTLRAVDLLLLPHGFLSDYPSQDLYRDGWVCVVAADNDTIGDTVTTEQLRTLPWITQFHRPTAATTADRQLALLGFEHRVDLVIESFLALPFLLAGTRRIALLQRRLAERLAASAGVRLIPCPIEVADLVEAVWWHPLHAADPGHQWLRSLFADAAAALDSSAGHPAR from the coding sequence TTGGCAGGACTCGACCTGAATCTGCTCGTCGCCCTCAACGCGTTGATCGAGGAGCAGAACGTCACCCGGGCCGGCGAGCGTGTCGGCCTCACTCAGCCCGCGATGAGCGCCGCGCTGGCCCGGCTCCGCCGGCACTTCGGGGACGAACTGATGGTGCGCCACGGCAACCGGTACGAGCTGACGCCGCTCGGCGTCGCGCTGCGGCACCGCACCGAGCTGGCGGTCGCAGCCGTCGAGCGCGTGTTCGGCGCGCAGCCCGACTTCGACCCGCTCACCGCCGAGCGCGAGTTCACGGTGCTGCTCAGCGACTACGCGCTCATGGTGCTCGGGCCGGTCGTCGCCAACCTGCTGGAGTCCAGGGCGCCGCGCATCCGGCTGCGCCTGGAGCCGCACGGCCCGACCGCGATCGACGACGCCGAGACGACGCTGCGCGCGGTCGACCTCCTGCTGCTCCCGCACGGCTTCCTCAGCGACTATCCGTCCCAGGACCTCTACCGCGACGGTTGGGTCTGCGTGGTGGCCGCCGACAACGACACGATCGGCGACACCGTGACCACCGAGCAGCTCCGGACGTTGCCCTGGATCACCCAGTTCCATCGCCCGACCGCGGCCACCACCGCCGACCGGCAGCTCGCGCTCCTCGGCTTCGAGCACCGCGTCGATCTGGTGATCGAGAGCTTCCTCGCGCTGCCGTTCCTGCTCGCCGGCACCCGGCGGATCGCGCTGCTGCAGCGGCGGCTCGCCGAGCGGCTCGCGGCGTCCGCCGGTGTCCGGCTGATTCCGTGTCCGATCGAGGTCGCCGATCTCGTCGAGGCCGTGTGGTGGCATCCGTTGCACGCCGCGGACCCCGGCCATCAGTGGTTGCGCTCGTTGTTCGCGGACGCCGCGGCCGCGCTGGACTCGTCGGCGGGCCATCCAGCCCGTTGA
- a CDS encoding MFS transporter: MTTSSPASGALPASDAAAPGATGPRQAGRLQGILLLLGSCLPILGAVLIAPVLPDIEDHFSDVPGAEALVPVALTIPSLAVGLLAPFAGRIVDAVDRKRLLLVALAVYAVVGTAPLWLDSLPAIVASRALVGVTEAAIMTCCTTLLGDYFAGKARDRWLALQTVCTAIAATLFFALGGALGSAGWRTPFWAYAVSLVLLPLMAMYIWQPERPRSAGARNRKLVPVPWKLLAAPLVVTLFGAVVFYVIPVEFSYILDELGITASGTIGLATAITSLATVAGALTFSRVSRRGPVALLPVAFGFAAVGLGIVAAAGSMPVAVAGASIASYGTGLLLPTLVTWAMSVLTFEQRGRGTGTWTAAFFIGQFVCPLIVLALQAGVDGLLAAIGVLAAASAVAAVASVAAGRAGRLPAGADAH, translated from the coding sequence ATGACGACTTCCTCTCCGGCATCGGGGGCACTGCCCGCGTCGGATGCCGCGGCGCCGGGCGCCACCGGACCGCGGCAGGCCGGGCGGTTACAGGGCATCCTCCTGTTGCTCGGCAGCTGCCTCCCGATTCTCGGTGCCGTGCTCATCGCGCCGGTCCTGCCCGACATCGAGGACCATTTCAGCGATGTCCCCGGCGCCGAGGCGTTGGTGCCGGTCGCGCTGACGATCCCGTCGCTGGCCGTGGGCCTGCTGGCCCCGTTCGCCGGGCGCATCGTGGACGCCGTCGACCGCAAGCGGCTGCTGCTCGTCGCGCTGGCGGTCTACGCGGTCGTGGGCACCGCACCCCTCTGGCTCGACTCGCTGCCGGCGATCGTCGCCAGCCGCGCGCTGGTCGGCGTCACCGAGGCGGCGATCATGACCTGCTGCACCACGCTGCTCGGTGACTACTTCGCCGGGAAGGCGCGCGACCGGTGGCTCGCGCTGCAGACCGTCTGCACCGCGATCGCCGCGACGCTGTTCTTCGCGCTCGGCGGCGCGCTGGGTTCGGCCGGGTGGCGGACGCCGTTCTGGGCGTACGCCGTGAGCCTGGTCCTGCTTCCGCTGATGGCGATGTACATCTGGCAGCCGGAGCGCCCGCGCTCGGCCGGTGCCCGAAACCGGAAGCTCGTGCCGGTGCCGTGGAAGCTGCTGGCCGCGCCGCTGGTCGTGACGCTGTTCGGCGCCGTCGTGTTCTACGTGATCCCGGTGGAGTTCAGCTACATCCTGGACGAACTCGGCATCACCGCCAGCGGCACGATCGGTCTGGCCACCGCGATCACCAGCCTCGCGACCGTGGCCGGCGCGCTGACGTTCAGCCGGGTCTCCCGCCGGGGACCGGTCGCGTTGCTGCCGGTGGCGTTCGGGTTCGCGGCGGTGGGTCTGGGGATCGTCGCGGCCGCGGGCTCGATGCCGGTGGCGGTGGCCGGCGCGTCGATCGCGAGTTACGGCACCGGGCTCCTGCTGCCGACGCTGGTCACCTGGGCGATGAGCGTCCTGACGTTCGAGCAGCGCGGGCGGGGCACCGGGACCTGGACGGCGGCCTTCTTCATCGGCCAGTTCGTGTGCCCGCTGATCGTGCTGGCGCTGCAGGCGGGCGTCGACGGGCTGCTGGCCGCGATCGGCGTCCTGGCCGCGGCGTCGGCGGTGGCGGCGGTGGCCTCGGTCGCCGCCGGACGCGCCGGTCGCCTCCCCGCGGGCGCCGACGCCCACTGA